tacgcaaaccagaggtcaatcagCCGAGCTAAGATACCTACTTACAGATTTCGACGTGCTGGAGgctgtgctcacctttcggagcactgccgaccACAGTGGAAAGCGCACAAGCAGTGTGAACTTCAGCAAAACAGCGCGCACTATCACTTAATCGCGTCAAACACGCAAACCGGGAAACCGTTGACCCcgacggaggtgagcacgatgttcagcacgaagtaaggatcatcgtgctcacttcccggaTCATCGGAGTGTCCTCGGATCACCAGAAAGGTGACCGGAACCCTAAACAACTATGCTGGAACAAAACTAGCCTTACCGGAGCTTGGAGGAGCTAGGGCAGCACgacggcggccggacggcgggagCTCCGGCGGCAGGAGGGTTTAGGCGATGCAGGGAGGCCAAGGGATGCATCAGCCGGCgtcgggaggcggcggcgacggcaggcATTGATGCCCTAGTCACCCAACCCGAGGGAGGCATCTGCCTATTTCGGCTGACAGGAAGTTCCGGCGGCGGGGGCGCCGGCGGTGGAcgagtgcggccggccaggcggagccggtGCTCGCGCCGGACGGTGGCGGAAGGCAGCGGCGGCGATGCTGGACCAAACCGAGCCCACACGGGTTCACCACGGGCTCCAAAGGTAGCCGCGACCAAGGCGGCGACCGGAGGGAGGTCGGGGCGACGGCGGCAtgtcgccggaggtcgaggaaGGTCGGCGCACCATGTGTCGGGTGGCGGCGACGCGCGGTGGTCGAGAAGACCAAGTCTCGGCCGTTCAAGGTTGGGCGGCCGCAGAAAGggagagcggcggccggcggtgtcgggagcggcggcgatggcgcgcgGGGGCACGCCGGAGGTCACCGGAGGGCGGCGCGACCGATGGGGAACGGCGGTGGCGCGCGGAGGCAGGGATCACCCAGGCTCGACCTGGGTGACTGCTGCTGGCCGCAGGGAGTTCGGGCAGCTCCGGCGTGGCACGGGGACGGCGGAGGCCGGCGGGGACCGCGCCGGGAAAGGGGTCTAGGCCGAGGGGAAGGCTTCCTAGGGTGGCTTGGATCTTCTCTGATGTCGAAGGCCGAAGGGGTGGTGGCACGGTGGAGGAAAGAGGTTGGCCAAGCaattccggcggccggggaagCTCGCCGACGGCCGGGGTGCGCACACTGCTAGAGCATGGACCTGCAGATGGCGGCTAGGGCACAGATGGGGCGCTGGGTCgagtagatctagggtttcatgcatagaaaccctagatgcacattgAAAGAAGATATCGCCGCAGAAAGGGAgagcggcgccggcggcggaagCGGCGGGGCGTGATGCGCGCGCGGCACGCCGAAGGTCCCGCAGGCGTCGGCCGACCTGATGGGGGTGGGAACCGGCGTGGCTGCCGAGCAGGGATCACCTCAGTCTCACTGGGGACTGCGCCGAGGAGTTCGTGCATCCGGCTTGGCACGGTACGCGAGCCGGCGGACCGCGCCGGGAAAGGGTCTACGCCTGAAGAAGTTTCCTAGTTAGTGGCTTGATCTTCTCGATTGAGCCGACAGGGTGGTGCACGGGATGAAAAGTGGCCAAGAATTCCGCGCGCGGGGAACTCGCCGACCGCCGGGCGCACACTGCAGAGCATGGACTGCAATGGCGCTAACACAGATGGGCGCCTGTCGATAGATCTATAGGTTCATGCATAGAAACGCTAGATGCACAAGTATATCCGAGTGCAATTTGCACAAAATTCCACGAAGCATTGGTGTTCATACTATCTCTCCATAGTGTGCTTTAAACTCGTAACAGACCTCCAAAGACGATCTCGTGCAAGTCGGTACATAAAATGCGCAACTGTTGCGAATTACCGTTGCCAACACCGGCTCTCCTCGATCTAGATCGCGCGATTCTCCGCAATCCGTCCGTTGGGATGTTGCAATTATCGACACGATGCACCAaggcgatcagcacctcggagacaacaaagctaatTCATTTACGATTCGTCTCTGATCGACCACtagattcacgacaaaatccaaaccTTCGTCCAGATGCGGAAAGAAAACACACAAAATACataaaacattatttttatattcgcGAAATCctacatcaaactcaaaatccgtcaggccattagttccagaacagcgcTGAACCGTCGAAACCACTATTGACCGATATGAACGAGTCGAAACACTAAAGGCCAACTCTAATCGCGTGGCTTCACATCGAATAAACCGGAGTTACTTATTCACTAAAGTGATAAACTAATATCGCGTAAACTCTCCGTTTTAAGCTCATTTTCAACCTAAACGTACAGTGCTTATGTAATAAATTACACAGCATTAAAcacgtcaacagagagtttagttcaTACTGAAAAAATCTCATCCTACTAAcagatataatatttttagtattttatattaacaccgctcattatatatataataaatttactaaTACATTTAATATAAATACACTCTTTTAAACTATCAACTTTTTAACccttgatgaaaaattgtaaggtcaGATGATCATTAGTCGTTAAGTGAGTGGTCCCCTAAGTTGAGTGTCCCCactggttatagtatttaatccaaatggttagaaaaatgaaaaagttaTCCATAAGGCTAAAAAAcatatacaataataatttgCTACTAATATACCCCaatccaactatatatatatatatatatataatatatataaaagatatattatatatataaaatatatatatagttgatgttctgaatacaaaaaaaaaaaaaaaagataaaataataaaatattgtaGCAAACGGCTCCGTCGCCAGCTCACATTTTGTTTCGATGAGTGAGCTTACCAAATCGATGATTGCactgttgaaaatgatctattaCCACTTGAAaaattagaaatcaaattcataCTTTTCGATAATTGTTCTGTCCATCAAGTGGCGTAAAAAGAAGgctaaaaataatatcaatctaaaaagtgatgaagaAAATTATTGTTAATCATGACGACGATAATAGATCTGCTCTAATATTTAAAgatttctaaccaaaattcaattgatttgataagctttacaccgttaataAACCCCGAGAAAAATTCCTCATAACCATTAAAAtctactaattttgaaaccctgATTTCATTAGTAAATGAgtctaaaaatttgaaatattgattTCTAATACTTCAGTGATATAGATTCATTTCAACGGCAGATCGTcattgaaagctccatcatcgaaaacaatgtCAACGGAGCCCGTGCTACTTAATACAACTAAGATTTTCTATACAGAACTGATGCacgttaatataataattataaatactataaaattattatgtatataataaaaagatttCTAATTAATNNNNNNNNNNNNNNNNNNNNNNNNNATGTATATCCGATGCAACTTTTGCACATAAAGTCCAACCGACTTAATACCGTAGTCCCCTCATAGTGGGTTACAATCGCGTAAAGCACCTCGCATAAGATGCAAGTCGTACATAAAATGTCGGCAAACTTTTTGCGAAAAGATCTCTCCTTCGATCAACGAGCGCGAAAATAAACCGTCAATTTACGAACGGATGCGAAAAACCAAAGGTTTTTGGCCCCCGAATCCCCAGCACCtcgagacaacaaagctacgatttcgatTCGTGCTCGATCGACCACAGGATTcagacaaaatccaacctttaatcgaaagaaacacacaaaatacatataaaaatgtatttttagaTTGTCGTCGGAATCGCGTACatcaaaactcaaaatccgtcagtgcattagttccagaacaagGCGAACCGGCTCGATCAAACGAGCTGATTGGAaaaacggagtccgatacacgGTAGAAGGCCACTCTACTGCGTGGCTCACAACCGAAAAAACCGGAGTTATCTATCACTAAAGTGAAAACTCATAATCGGCGTAACTTAATAAACATTTTCCCTGAAagcttgacgagtgcttatgtatctaaattacacacataaacatcgtcaacagagagctTTATAGTTGGCACTGTGAAAAAATCCAGTCCTTACATAcagattaattaatatttttagtatttatattcaaacaccggcttctatatataataatataacattgcgctggaatactattaatagtaaacacTCTTTTTACTATCGAATTTTTAACTAAGccttgatgaaaaattgtaagggtcaggatgatattagtcggttgaGAGTTGAGTGGCTCCCCCTAGGCGTTGATGCTCCGCCACTGGGTTACTATATTTAACTGCCAATGGTGttagaaaataatgaaaagagttatcCAAAGGGCCCTAAAAAAACTAGTATGCAATAATGACGATTTTGCTAACTAATaaagtagcccagtccaactatatatatatatatatatatatatatatataatatatatatatatatatatatatatatatattcatgtgGAATAactattggtagcaaacgggctccgttgccacccatttggtatttcgatgatggagctccCAAATCGATGACTTGGCACTGTtagaaaatgatctataccacttgaaaatatctagaaatcacaATTCATACTTTCGATATTCGTTCTTCTTGTCCATCAAAGTGGCGTAAAAAGGaatgctgaaaatgaatatcatctaaaaagtgatgatagaaattttgtaatcatgatccGACGAGTATACGATCTTGcctaaaatagtttaaaaagaatttctaacccaaaattcaattgatttggatcagctttacaccgttaagcACGAGAAATTCCTCATAATCAACCCTTACAAATTACAATTTGaaaacccttttgatcattaggtaaatgatgctcgaaaagatttgaaaatttgattctagATACCTCAAGTGATAGCCGATCATAGTCAACCGGTGGCAGACTCGTTCGATTGAAAGCTCCATCACCCCGAAAAACAAAAATTGGGGTGGCCGGAGCCCGTTGCTACTTAAATACAGCTAATTTTTCACCCGTGCATcaagttaatataataatatagaatactaaaattattatgtgatgataaataaaagattttctaaattatatttatatttttaacgaaataaaaaaaatatactatcaaatcttaattatagtacatataaagtacacaagctagagaaaaaaaattggacgGCAAAGTAATTTcataaaatagaacaaaaaaaaaaacaaaattcaatcCTGCTTTATATCTATGAATTGGTATGCAaacaatttacatttacatattgatgtgggcgaaataaaatgataactaaaattgatatgaaaaattacaaatgacattaaatatttaagtatataagagatcaactaaactttatATTTACACAAATTAGAATAAGCACACAGTATATATGGTTCCTTGTCGCTTTTAAGATTCAAATACATAGATTtggttttcaaaaaataataaaaaaaaaattttgttgcatgacagatgaaaagttacatgagtgacagaaggaaaaaaaaattacgaaaatgaaaattacagaagtgacAGTAAGggaataatatgttctatttaaAGAGCATCAAATATTATAAAGCGAAGAAAAAAACGAAATGATGTTgagttctaaaatttttttctcttttcaaaaaaatgttCTCTatcttattattaaaatattttatgtccagaaattttcaacacaatcattttaataattaactaagtaattaatttattcccaataacagataaatatttttcttgtcAGCAGGCGTAATATCCACACCGCCAATATCTTTCGTgaataaaaaacataatatCCATAATTTCCTCAAAATATCTCATATAATTATATGGTGACTTTAAAATAAATTCCTatcattaataatatagtaaaaatattaattaattttataattaacgtgagtttgaattttttttcctttccaaaaatgcttattttttttacaatattttatgtCCAGAAATTTTCGAAGCCAatcaatttcaaataattaacatatataattatttttaaataaagataaatatttctCCTCATGCATCAATATCTGCAGCCGATCAATATTTTTTGCCACATAAATTCgtgaattttaaatatcttaACAATAATGATAGATTACTTTGAATAGATTTCTTctcattataggtgattttaataatatagcaaagatattaattttttaccatAAGATGTTATCTAAatgattgaaaaataaaaatatactgtttaattattttgtgaCAATATACCCTCTCATCTTGTATCCTATTTTCTatcttttctaaaataaatattttatttgaaacttGACAGTAAGATTATTTTCCTAAAGCAGTAATTTCCGCACTGATCGCCAATCTTTTGCGCGATATGCGGGAAGGTATTAGTGATTGGATATTATATAGGCTGGTGGGATATTAtgtgtgagaaaaaaaatgtgGCCGCGGTTAATTACACATgcatataaaaagtgaaaatttgatACATACTTTTGAGggcaatttagataaaaaaaatgatagataTTTTGATTGCGTCAATCAATAGATTTTATTGactaaaatgtaaatatattttataatatccCTCCTCGTGGTCctacttaaataaaatatctaatattttaaattgagataacttttatatattctactttaaaaatatgattaaatatttaatgtaaatatttgtataatgtTTTAAATACCATATCCAATATTCTTAAATATTGGTAGGTAAAAGTACGGgtaactttttataattttcgattTTTTCGCAACCAAagtcatttcaaataatttgcaAGCAGATTATTGCGTAATAATTCCGTAaccaataatttaataattaattaaatttccaatacgaaaattttgatttaccaTTTTTTTCGAACTAACCATTTCAAAAATTCGCAACAATTATTTCTTATTCCGCAaccaattaattttttcaaaggCACCGTCAATCATTTCGTTTTTACTTTGTAATACTATACGATTTTTTTGCAACCAATCATTCGAAATAATTCGCGAACAGATTTTGGCGTATttgcaaccaataattttaaaataatgaatTATTTGCGCAATTACAATTTGAGTTTGACCTTTTTTTTCGGGCAAACTAACCATTTCAAATATTCGAAACAGATTATTGGCTTATTCGCACCGATAATTTTAATAAACATaggaaatttgagtttgattttttttttcggctactaaccatttcaaaataattCGGCAACAGATTATTGATTATTTCGcaaccaattaaattaaataattaacttatcTGCCAATACAAAATTGAGTTTTGCCAACGAGATTATTTCCACGCGAAAAATAATTCCGGCACAGATTATTACTATTTCGCAacgcaataatttaaaattaat
This window of the Ananas comosus cultivar F153 linkage group 19, ASM154086v1, whole genome shotgun sequence genome carries:
- the LOC109725226 gene encoding rRNA 2'-O-methyltransferase fibrillarin-like; this encodes MEPYRSLEELGQHDGGRTAGAPAAGGFRRCREAKGCISRRREAAATAGIDALVTQPEGGICLFRLTGSSGGGGAGGGRVRPARRSRCSRRTVAEGSGGDAGPNRAHTGSPRAPKVAATKAATGGRSGRRRHVAGGRGRSAHHVSGGGDARWSRRPSLGRSRLGGRRKGERRPAVSGAAAMARGGTPEVTGGRRDRWGTAVARGGRDHPGSTWVTAAGRREFGQLRRGTGTAEAGGDRAGKGV